A single region of the Paramicrobacterium fandaimingii genome encodes:
- a CDS encoding ThuA domain-containing protein, whose protein sequence is MSSNRRQALIVRGGWDGHQPVETTNSVIPFLEQNGFDVRVEESTAVYTESDYLSTVDLIVQTNTMNTIADDELRGLIRAVRAGTGLGGWHGGIADSYRNSADYLHMVGGQFAHHAAKAPKDQLAGEQADNYVTHTVNIVSERSDHPIVAGLDDFELTTEQYWVLSDSYNDVLATTTVAARDFDAWSAPVTTPTVWTRQWGAGRIFVCTAGHRLEVLDNPNVRTIVERGLLWAAR, encoded by the coding sequence ATGAGCAGTAACCGCAGGCAGGCACTCATCGTGCGCGGAGGATGGGACGGGCACCAGCCCGTCGAGACGACGAACAGCGTGATTCCATTTTTGGAGCAGAACGGCTTCGATGTGCGCGTCGAAGAATCGACGGCTGTCTACACAGAGAGCGACTATCTCTCGACCGTCGATCTCATCGTGCAGACGAACACCATGAACACCATCGCCGACGATGAGCTGCGCGGACTGATCAGGGCGGTTCGCGCGGGCACCGGGCTCGGCGGGTGGCACGGCGGCATCGCCGATTCGTACCGCAACAGCGCTGACTATCTGCACATGGTCGGAGGGCAGTTCGCCCACCACGCCGCGAAGGCTCCGAAGGATCAGCTCGCAGGGGAACAGGCAGACAATTACGTCACGCACACGGTGAACATCGTTTCCGAGCGCTCCGATCACCCCATCGTCGCCGGGCTCGACGACTTCGAGCTCACGACCGAGCAGTACTGGGTGCTCTCTGACAGTTACAACGATGTGCTTGCCACGACGACCGTTGCCGCACGTGACTTCGATGCCTGGTCGGCGCCGGTGACGACGCCGACCGTGTGGACGCGTCAGTGGGGAGCAGGGCGCATCTTCGTCTGCACGGCAGGGCACCGCCTTGAGGTTCTCGACAACCCGAACGTTCGCACGATCGTCGAGAGGGGGCTCCTGTGGGCAGCACGGTGA
- a CDS encoding sugar phosphate isomerase/epimerase family protein gives MTRPITLFTGQWADLPFEEVARLAGEWGYDGLEIASWGDHLDVRRAATDPEYVRERTQILERNGLSVFAIANHLVGQAVCDDPIDERHEDILPPHVWGDGDPEGVRQRAAEEMKDTARAAAALGVDVVTGFSGSAIWKTVAGFPPVPDGMIEAGYRDFAERGSPILDVFDEVGVRFALEVHPSEIAYDYWTAKRALEAIGDRDAFGFNFDPSHFVWQQVDPVTFLLDFAPKIYHVHCKESVVQLTGGRNGRLGSHLPWGDPRRGWDFVSTGHGDVPWGPIFRALNSIGYHGPTSVEWEDAGMDRLVGGPEALAFVRTLAQITPPDAAFDAAFSQTK, from the coding sequence ATGACGCGACCGATCACCTTGTTTACGGGCCAGTGGGCAGACCTTCCGTTTGAGGAGGTCGCTCGCCTTGCTGGCGAGTGGGGGTACGACGGACTGGAGATCGCCTCGTGGGGCGACCACCTCGATGTGCGCCGTGCAGCCACCGACCCCGAGTACGTGCGCGAGCGCACGCAGATTCTCGAGCGCAATGGATTGAGTGTGTTCGCGATAGCGAACCATCTCGTCGGGCAGGCCGTGTGCGACGACCCGATCGACGAGCGCCACGAAGACATTCTGCCTCCGCACGTGTGGGGAGACGGAGACCCCGAGGGTGTGCGTCAGCGCGCCGCGGAAGAGATGAAAGACACGGCACGGGCTGCTGCGGCGCTCGGCGTCGACGTGGTGACCGGCTTCAGCGGATCGGCGATCTGGAAGACCGTCGCCGGGTTTCCGCCCGTGCCCGACGGCATGATCGAGGCGGGCTACCGAGACTTCGCCGAACGGGGGAGCCCGATTCTCGACGTGTTCGACGAGGTCGGAGTGCGATTTGCCCTTGAGGTTCACCCCTCAGAGATCGCGTACGACTACTGGACGGCGAAGCGCGCCCTCGAGGCGATTGGCGATCGGGACGCGTTCGGCTTCAACTTCGACCCCAGCCACTTCGTCTGGCAGCAGGTCGACCCGGTGACGTTCCTTCTCGACTTTGCGCCGAAGATCTATCACGTGCACTGCAAGGAGTCCGTTGTGCAGCTCACGGGCGGTCGCAACGGCAGACTCGGCTCCCACCTGCCCTGGGGAGATCCTCGACGCGGGTGGGACTTCGTCTCGACGGGCCACGGCGATGTTCCCTGGGGTCCGATCTTTCGGGCGCTCAACTCCATCGGATACCACGGGCCGACAAGCGTCGAATGGGAAGACGCCGGCATGGACCGGCTCGTCGGCGGCCCCGAAGCTCTCGCCTTCGTGCGCACTCTGGCGCAGATCACGCCACCGGATGCTGCATTCGACGCGGCGTTCTCGCAGACGAAATAG